A single Micromonospora luteifusca DNA region contains:
- a CDS encoding amidohydrolase family protein, with amino-acid sequence MTKHAVRAARMFDGERLVDGGVLVLLDDGWIADVHQGRAEAPEGWPVREEPDGTLLPGLVDAHVHLCADAGPDALGRLAERPETDLDTVIEASLRAHLAAGVTTVRDLGDRRDAVLRWRGREVPDGLPTVVGSGAPVTSVGGHCWSLGGEASGVDGIREAVRRRAAAGTDLVKVMASGGVFTPGTDTTRPQFTDQELIAALTQAHNLDLPVTAHAHALSAVEQALRVGVDGIEHCTCVTAAGAHVPDELADRLAAAGVAVCATLGTDPAVVAPPEVVAMAARAGLSEAALGDGAATLHRAGVRLVAGSDAGLGPAKPHGILPETLIEYVACGIPATAALTAATSVGAQVCGLGQRKGRVRPGFEADLLVVAGDPTRDITVLRRPLAVYRAGEPS; translated from the coding sequence ATGACGAAACATGCTGTCCGGGCGGCGCGGATGTTCGACGGTGAGCGGCTCGTGGACGGCGGGGTGCTGGTCCTGCTGGACGACGGATGGATCGCCGACGTGCACCAGGGTCGGGCCGAGGCACCGGAAGGCTGGCCGGTACGCGAAGAGCCGGACGGCACCCTGCTGCCCGGCTTGGTCGACGCGCACGTACACCTGTGCGCCGATGCCGGGCCGGACGCGCTCGGCCGGCTCGCTGAGCGTCCCGAGACGGACCTCGACACGGTCATCGAAGCGTCACTGCGCGCGCACCTGGCGGCCGGCGTCACGACCGTCCGGGACCTGGGCGACCGCCGCGACGCCGTGCTCCGCTGGCGGGGCCGGGAGGTGCCCGACGGCCTACCAACGGTGGTGGGGTCGGGCGCGCCGGTCACCAGTGTCGGCGGACACTGCTGGTCGTTGGGTGGCGAGGCGAGCGGTGTCGACGGGATCCGCGAGGCCGTGCGCCGACGGGCGGCGGCCGGCACCGACCTGGTGAAGGTCATGGCCAGCGGCGGCGTGTTCACCCCCGGCACCGACACCACCCGGCCACAGTTCACCGACCAGGAGCTGATCGCCGCGCTGACCCAGGCGCACAATCTCGACCTGCCGGTGACCGCGCACGCCCACGCGCTCAGCGCGGTCGAGCAGGCACTGCGCGTCGGCGTCGACGGCATCGAGCACTGCACGTGCGTGACGGCGGCCGGCGCCCACGTACCCGACGAGCTCGCGGACCGCCTGGCCGCAGCCGGGGTGGCGGTCTGTGCCACCCTCGGCACCGACCCGGCCGTGGTCGCGCCGCCGGAGGTGGTGGCGATGGCGGCGCGGGCCGGGCTCAGCGAGGCTGCGCTAGGCGACGGCGCCGCCACCCTGCATCGGGCCGGGGTCCGCCTGGTGGCCGGTTCGGACGCGGGGCTCGGCCCCGCGAAGCCGCACGGCATCCTGCCGGAGACGCTCATCGAGTACGTCGCGTGCGGCATCCCCGCCACCGCCGCTCTCACCGCAGCCACCTCGGTCGGCGCGCAGGTGTGCGGCCTGGGGCAGCGCAAGGGCCGTGTCCGTCCCGGATTCGAGGCCGACCTGCTGGTCGTGGCCGGCGACCCGACGAGAGACATCACGGTACTGCGCCGGCCGCTCGCCGTGTACCGCGCCGGCGAACCCTCCTGA
- a CDS encoding ribosomal maturation YjgA family protein, with the protein MTTIARVPLTARTVRLLMPVAALLVLGLALLIRAVDDGALRQYSGTALYASMVWTAVLFLWPRMAPLSAGAVATAFCWTVELAQLTGVPAELSARSLAARLALGVQFDPVDLAWYPVGVVPLMVLHHLLRARHRRNHHATSSPAPIADRTAARGEGAPGPVR; encoded by the coding sequence GTGACCACCATCGCGAGAGTGCCGCTCACGGCCCGTACGGTGCGGCTGCTCATGCCGGTGGCCGCGCTGCTGGTCCTCGGCCTCGCGCTGCTGATCCGCGCCGTCGACGACGGTGCGCTGCGGCAGTACTCCGGCACCGCGCTGTACGCGTCGATGGTCTGGACCGCGGTGCTGTTCCTGTGGCCGCGCATGGCGCCGCTGTCGGCCGGGGCCGTCGCCACCGCCTTCTGCTGGACAGTGGAGCTCGCGCAGCTGACCGGGGTGCCGGCCGAGTTGTCGGCGCGGAGCCTGGCCGCGAGACTGGCGCTGGGTGTGCAGTTCGACCCCGTCGACTTGGCCTGGTACCCGGTCGGCGTGGTCCCCCTGATGGTGCTGCACCACCTCCTACGCGCCCGCCACCGCCGCAACCACCACGCGACGTCATCCCCCGCACCCATAGCTGACCGCACCGCTGCTCGTGGTGAAGGTGCTCCGGGGCCCGTCCGCTGA
- a CDS encoding sensor histidine kinase, which yields MHPRLHAVLAEPRVSPAPSRVWRDWAVVAVVAPAVVVEGIMRPDLPWRVGCVVVALALLPTFLWRRTHPLATVAIAFGCTTVAPFVLPGDPCQMFTASFLVLLVYALFRWGSGRDAVIGSFFVVAKVTAAGLVGSIDGGELVAGFAVMFAAATLGAAIRFRAAARLRELDQVKLLERERLARDLHDTVAHHVSAMAIRAQAGIAASASQPGSAVEALHAIEAEASRALAEMRAMVRVLRRDQPADLGPSPQVADIERLAGRFRTGPAVDVDLRGDLGDIPPTVGSALYRLAQESVTNARRHARHATRIEVSVAADDTSVRLRVSDDGEAGASRQTGSPGFGLVGMMERADLLGGTCEAGPNPDRGWTVTAVLPREGVGA from the coding sequence ATGCACCCTCGCCTGCACGCTGTGTTGGCCGAGCCGCGCGTCTCGCCTGCACCATCCCGCGTGTGGCGCGACTGGGCGGTGGTCGCGGTCGTCGCGCCAGCGGTCGTGGTGGAAGGGATCATGCGGCCCGATCTGCCGTGGCGGGTGGGCTGCGTCGTCGTCGCGCTCGCGCTGCTGCCCACGTTCCTGTGGCGGCGTACCCACCCACTCGCGACGGTGGCCATCGCGTTCGGCTGCACAACGGTCGCCCCGTTCGTGCTGCCCGGCGACCCCTGCCAGATGTTCACGGCGAGCTTCCTGGTGCTCCTGGTCTACGCGCTGTTCCGCTGGGGCTCCGGCCGGGATGCCGTGATCGGTTCGTTCTTCGTGGTGGCCAAGGTGACCGCCGCCGGCCTGGTCGGCTCGATCGACGGTGGCGAACTGGTCGCCGGCTTCGCGGTGATGTTCGCCGCCGCCACACTGGGTGCCGCGATCCGCTTCCGCGCCGCCGCCCGCCTGCGCGAACTCGATCAGGTGAAGCTGCTGGAGCGCGAGCGTCTCGCCCGTGACCTGCACGACACGGTGGCCCACCACGTGTCGGCGATGGCGATCCGCGCGCAGGCCGGCATCGCGGCGTCGGCGAGCCAGCCGGGCTCCGCCGTCGAGGCGCTGCACGCCATCGAGGCCGAGGCGTCCCGTGCCCTCGCCGAGATGCGCGCGATGGTCCGCGTCCTGCGCCGCGACCAGCCCGCCGACCTGGGGCCCAGCCCGCAGGTCGCCGACATCGAGCGGCTCGCCGGCCGCTTCCGCACTGGGCCGGCCGTCGACGTGGATCTCCGCGGTGACCTCGGCGACATCCCGCCCACGGTGGGCTCCGCGCTCTACCGGCTGGCCCAGGAGTCGGTCACCAATGCCCGTCGCCACGCCCGCCACGCCACCCGCATCGAGGTCAGCGTCGCGGCCGACGACACCTCCGTGCGCCTGCGGGTCAGCGACGATGGCGAGGCCGGCGCCAGCCGCCAAACCGGCTCCCCCGGTTTCGGCCTGGTGGGCATGATGGAGCGCGCCGACCTG
- a CDS encoding glutaredoxin domain-containing protein — MLRRWTFAILMAVCGVLVAVSQLADGLPVVGGVELLIFLALALLLSPWAFPRSVEAAEAQRASAADGRPIVYWRPGCRYCLQLRFSLGRLARRAHWVDIWHDPAGAAAVRAVADGNETVPTIVLAGQAVVNPDRAWFREQLRSS; from the coding sequence GTGCTGCGGCGATGGACTTTTGCGATCCTGATGGCGGTGTGCGGCGTGCTGGTGGCGGTTTCGCAACTGGCCGACGGTCTACCTGTCGTCGGCGGCGTCGAGTTGCTGATCTTCTTGGCGCTGGCACTGCTGCTGTCGCCGTGGGCCTTCCCCCGCTCGGTGGAGGCTGCCGAAGCGCAGCGGGCCAGCGCGGCGGACGGCCGGCCGATCGTGTACTGGCGTCCTGGTTGTCGCTACTGCCTCCAGCTCCGGTTCTCCCTGGGTCGGCTCGCCCGGCGGGCGCACTGGGTAGACATCTGGCACGATCCGGCGGGTGCTGCCGCCGTCCGGGCGGTAGCCGACGGCAACGAGACGGTGCCCACCATCGTGCTCGCCGGTCAGGCCGTCGTGAACCCCGATCGGGCCTGGTTCCGCGAGCAGCTCCGCTCGTCCTGA